A part of Streptomyces sp. DSM 40750 genomic DNA contains:
- a CDS encoding adenylosuccinate synthase, producing the protein MPALVLLGAQWGDEGKGKATDLLGGSVDYVVRYQGGNNAGHTVVVGDQKYALHLLPSGILTPECTPVIGNGVVVDPSVLLSELSGLNERGVDTSKLLISGNAHIITPYNVTVDKVTERFLGKRKIGTTGRGIGPTYADKINRVGIRVQDLYDESILTQKVEAALDVKNQLLTKLYNRRAIAVDQVVEELLVYADKLAPYVTDTILVLNQALENDKVVLFEGGQGTLLDIDHGTYPFVTSSNPTAGGACTGAGVGPTKISRVIGILKAYTTRVGAGPFPTELFDEDGEALRRIGRERGVTTGRDRRCGWFDAVIARYATRVNGLTDFFLTKLDVLTGWEQIPVCVAYEIDGKRVEELPYSQSDFHHAKPVYETLPGWSEDITKAKSFSDLPKNAQNYVKALEDMSGAPISAIGVGPGRDETIEINSFI; encoded by the coding sequence GTGCCCGCACTTGTGCTGCTCGGTGCTCAGTGGGGTGACGAAGGTAAGGGAAAGGCGACGGACCTACTTGGTGGCTCCGTCGATTATGTGGTGCGCTACCAGGGCGGCAACAACGCCGGCCATACGGTAGTCGTGGGCGACCAGAAGTATGCCCTCCACCTCCTCCCTTCCGGGATCCTCACTCCGGAGTGCACTCCGGTCATCGGTAACGGCGTCGTCGTCGACCCGTCGGTCCTGCTCTCCGAGCTGAGCGGTCTGAACGAGCGCGGCGTCGACACGTCCAAGCTCCTGATCAGCGGCAATGCTCACATCATCACGCCGTACAACGTGACCGTGGACAAGGTCACGGAACGTTTCCTCGGCAAGCGCAAGATCGGCACGACGGGCCGTGGCATCGGCCCGACCTACGCCGACAAGATCAACCGCGTGGGCATCCGAGTCCAGGACCTGTACGACGAGTCGATCCTGACGCAGAAGGTCGAGGCGGCCCTCGACGTCAAGAACCAGCTTCTCACCAAGCTCTACAACCGCCGCGCGATCGCGGTGGACCAGGTCGTCGAGGAACTCCTCGTCTACGCCGACAAGCTCGCCCCGTACGTCACCGACACGATCCTGGTCCTCAACCAGGCTCTCGAGAACGACAAGGTCGTCCTGTTCGAAGGCGGCCAGGGGACCCTGCTGGACATCGACCACGGCACGTACCCCTTCGTGACGTCGTCGAACCCGACCGCCGGCGGCGCCTGCACGGGTGCCGGCGTCGGCCCGACGAAGATCAGCCGGGTCATCGGCATCCTCAAGGCGTACACGACCCGCGTGGGCGCCGGTCCGTTCCCCACGGAGCTCTTCGACGAGGACGGTGAGGCGCTGCGCCGGATCGGCCGCGAGCGGGGCGTCACCACCGGCCGCGACCGGCGCTGCGGCTGGTTCGACGCGGTCATCGCCCGCTACGCGACCCGCGTGAACGGCCTGACCGACTTCTTCCTCACCAAGCTCGACGTCCTCACCGGCTGGGAACAGATCCCGGTCTGCGTCGCCTACGAGATCGACGGCAAGCGCGTCGAGGAACTCCCCTACTCCCAGTCCGACTTCCACCACGCCAAGCCCGTCTACGAGACCCTCCCCGGCTGGTCCGAGGACATCACCAAGGCGAAGTCCTTCTCCGACCTCCCGAAGAACGCCCAGAACTACGTCAAGGCCCTGGAGGACATGTCCGGCGCCCCGATCTCCGCGATCGGCGTCGGCCCCGGCCGCGACGAGACGATCGAGATCAACTCGTTCATCTAG
- a CDS encoding RloB family protein: MARPRGGDRITPKKGGTRGRTDRDRQVYVYTEGAVTEPEYIDIIVKNGVWNRPDRKAQYHIANANAEGKHRKPHQMVKEAVGTRRKVEREAKAAGLKPYKVLKNGTEQGDWNWPQVWVIFDRDDHQGIPEAMSLADEEGIRVAYSHPCFELWRFLHYTNYTSTFSGVCGDANSRLRSRPGFAATYGPGVHRVSEQESKHMRKDQVLSKDGHRYESAKKYAKKINDGHSSSNPNAWDPYTNVWSFVEQGLLLSGY, translated from the coding sequence ATGGCCAGGCCGAGGGGCGGGGACAGAATCACCCCCAAGAAGGGCGGCACGAGGGGCCGCACGGATCGGGATCGTCAGGTGTACGTCTACACCGAGGGCGCGGTCACCGAACCTGAGTACATCGACATCATCGTCAAGAACGGCGTCTGGAACCGGCCAGATCGCAAGGCTCAGTACCACATCGCGAACGCGAACGCCGAGGGCAAGCACCGCAAGCCGCACCAGATGGTGAAGGAGGCCGTCGGTACGCGGCGCAAGGTCGAACGGGAGGCCAAAGCAGCGGGCTTGAAGCCGTACAAGGTCCTTAAGAACGGGACCGAGCAGGGCGACTGGAACTGGCCACAGGTGTGGGTGATCTTCGACCGGGACGATCACCAGGGCATCCCGGAAGCCATGAGCCTGGCTGACGAGGAAGGGATCCGGGTCGCCTACTCCCACCCCTGCTTCGAACTGTGGCGGTTCCTGCACTACACCAACTACACCAGCACGTTCAGCGGCGTCTGCGGCGACGCCAACAGCCGTCTGCGATCGCGCCCCGGCTTCGCGGCGACGTACGGGCCGGGTGTGCACAGGGTCTCGGAGCAGGAGTCGAAGCACATGCGTAAGGACCAGGTGCTGAGCAAAGACGGGCACCGCTACGAGTCGGCCAAGAAGTATGCGAAGAAGATCAACGACGGTCACTCCTCATCCAACCCCAACGCCTGGGACCCGTACACGAACGTCTGGAGTTTCGTGGAGCAGGGACTGCTTCTCAGCGGCTACTAG
- a CDS encoding Scr1 family TA system antitoxin-like transcriptional regulator: MAARKPPTERQRRLGAELRKMREQVGLSLTGAAALHGTDKTTISNTESGRFGVSADRVRVWAGNYSCPDGKYVDSLAEMARERRVGGAHWWDEYRDLLTPTALDLAELEHHAVALRGVQITHFPGLLQYEDYIRAIFRESVPPLPPEDVDRRVAFRMRRRDLLDRPRPPECTFLIHEAALCMRFGPDSVVRSQLEHVLKWSERESVTIRVIPFAAGSYPSSGSSSTLYAHGPVPQLDTVQIDAPTGSTFLYSDTHLASYRTVVERMEQLALGPDASRDLIRETLRRL; this comes from the coding sequence ATGGCAGCCAGGAAGCCTCCGACCGAGCGGCAGCGGCGGTTGGGTGCGGAGCTGCGCAAGATGCGTGAGCAGGTCGGGCTGTCGTTGACCGGGGCTGCGGCACTGCACGGCACGGACAAGACGACCATCAGCAACACGGAGTCGGGCCGCTTCGGTGTCAGCGCCGACCGTGTTCGGGTCTGGGCAGGCAACTACTCCTGCCCAGACGGGAAGTACGTCGACTCGCTAGCCGAGATGGCGAGGGAACGCCGGGTGGGAGGCGCCCACTGGTGGGACGAGTACAGGGATCTCCTCACGCCCACCGCCCTGGACCTCGCGGAACTGGAGCATCACGCTGTCGCGCTCCGGGGGGTCCAGATCACCCATTTCCCGGGACTCCTGCAGTACGAGGACTACATCCGTGCCATCTTCAGGGAGTCCGTGCCGCCGCTGCCCCCGGAGGACGTGGATCGAAGAGTCGCCTTTCGGATGAGGCGGCGGGACTTGCTCGATCGGCCACGACCGCCGGAGTGCACCTTCCTCATCCATGAGGCGGCTCTGTGTATGCGTTTCGGCCCCGACAGCGTGGTTCGGTCCCAACTGGAGCACGTGCTGAAGTGGTCCGAACGGGAGTCCGTGACGATCCGAGTCATTCCCTTCGCGGCGGGCAGCTACCCCAGCTCGGGGAGCTCCTCGACCCTGTACGCCCATGGTCCGGTCCCGCAGCTCGATACGGTGCAAATCGATGCCCCAACGGGCTCGACGTTTCTGTACTCGGACACCCACTTGGCCAGCTACCGCACGGTCGTGGAACGCATGGAGCAACTCGCGCTGGGGCCTGACGCTTCGCGGGACCTCATTCGCGAGACGCTACGGCGCCTGTGA
- a CDS encoding N-6 DNA methylase, which translates to MARLTLDQLERHILAAADMLGGTMDVAEYRDFLLVLLFLKRANDEFEAARERIIAEELASGATREEAEKEADEPARYMARRVVYVPRAARWERLAGAVDDVATRYLRPALDELESQKGNERLRGLFGHIDFSRVGGYGPSAAKAADKRLASLIGHFDSLRLGAEDLEFPDAIGAAYEYLSKEFADSAGAKGGEFYTPRAVVRMMVELARPQEGQSVYDPCVGSGGMLIHAKEYVEEHGGNAENLVLAGQDANNGSWVMATMNMLLHGVRDFDLKVGDTLTTPLHLDKSYDLVLSNPPFSMDYRAEDIKDLETRMPYGRTPERGKADLMFLQHMLHMVERRGGSVFTVMPHGVLFREGEEGRIRARLIEADLLEAVIGLPANLFYGTGIPACVLVLRAPGTKDSARRDKVLFINADREFHAERAQNVLLPEHTEKIVSTFHDFAEVELFSRVVSRAELEAKGHNLNIRRYVDDTPSPEPQDIRAYMQGGMPVAEIEAAESLLGAYDLEVTDLFAVRADDPAYVDFLPGSERQDRAGLAQSASGQEAKLWAAFEEWWASKADRIAALEPSESVGCGESERKVQLARIRTDLMDSFRARLLAVGLLPRHALAGAVADWWHDTKNELQVLSVFGLAGVVDSWVASVEAMIAPESASRPGRTAGRTAEVRELAYGHKVVAAIVPDFLDELRSAKTADAELEGEWRKAQEALAQAQADAAAEAEALEEGAESGETGPGAATVSTAEAEFRSLKRQRAASKKTIKTLECDFRPRLERARDALAAVKGERDVVLDVLRKGLATRLERLVAGRRRELVRVYERWEEKYRLSFREIEYQLYGTSAGIAQNNPWSQSRAWNFTADNARTASGRQEIVAAVHELIDAEKKAEAELAKLEFDELAAPLALLEPGAVGEGRVKRLPLRQVLVSARTGLPPRARVTADGIPVIRPANLTESGLDLDPSRLNRLDTVADVGALLQDGDVLLSAVAVNEVFRAAAWQGQLTRATFGSHVICLRPRANLLSPHYLTAWLRLRHARRQIFNVARTSVGGITVLNAGRLLDVEMELPGRTEQEDLSRRLAELREKTAVRHRQLAKLRLIRKALTDVLTG; encoded by the coding sequence GTGGCCAGACTCACGCTCGATCAACTGGAGCGCCACATCCTCGCGGCGGCGGACATGCTGGGCGGCACCATGGACGTCGCCGAGTACCGCGACTTCCTGTTGGTGCTGCTCTTCCTGAAGCGGGCGAACGACGAGTTTGAGGCGGCGCGTGAGCGGATCATCGCCGAGGAGCTGGCGTCGGGCGCCACGCGCGAGGAGGCTGAGAAGGAGGCCGACGAGCCCGCCCGGTACATGGCCCGCAGGGTTGTGTACGTGCCCCGTGCGGCTCGCTGGGAGCGGCTGGCCGGCGCGGTCGATGACGTGGCGACGAGGTATCTCCGGCCCGCGCTGGACGAGTTGGAGAGCCAGAAGGGCAACGAGCGGCTGCGCGGCCTGTTCGGGCACATCGACTTCAGCCGGGTCGGTGGTTACGGCCCCTCAGCAGCCAAGGCGGCCGACAAGCGGCTCGCCTCGCTCATCGGCCACTTCGACAGCCTGCGGTTGGGCGCCGAGGACCTCGAATTCCCCGATGCCATCGGCGCCGCATACGAGTACCTCTCCAAGGAATTCGCCGATTCGGCGGGCGCCAAGGGCGGCGAGTTCTACACCCCGCGAGCCGTGGTCCGCATGATGGTGGAGTTGGCGCGCCCCCAGGAGGGGCAGAGCGTGTACGACCCGTGCGTGGGCTCCGGCGGAATGCTGATCCACGCCAAGGAGTACGTCGAGGAGCATGGCGGCAACGCCGAGAACCTTGTCCTGGCCGGTCAGGACGCCAACAACGGTTCGTGGGTCATGGCCACGATGAACATGCTGCTCCACGGCGTCCGCGATTTCGACCTGAAGGTCGGCGACACGCTCACGACCCCGCTCCACCTGGACAAGTCGTACGACCTGGTCTTGAGCAATCCGCCTTTCTCCATGGACTACAGGGCCGAGGACATCAAGGACCTCGAAACGCGGATGCCGTACGGCCGGACGCCCGAGAGGGGCAAGGCCGACCTGATGTTCCTCCAGCACATGCTGCACATGGTGGAACGGCGTGGCGGCTCCGTCTTCACCGTCATGCCGCACGGTGTGCTGTTCCGGGAAGGCGAGGAGGGCAGGATCCGGGCCCGGCTGATCGAGGCCGACCTGCTGGAAGCGGTGATCGGCCTGCCGGCGAACCTCTTCTACGGGACCGGGATCCCGGCGTGTGTGCTCGTGCTTCGTGCGCCGGGCACAAAGGACTCCGCGCGGCGCGACAAGGTTCTGTTCATCAACGCCGACCGTGAGTTCCACGCCGAGCGTGCTCAGAACGTGCTGCTGCCGGAACACACGGAGAAGATCGTCTCCACCTTCCACGATTTCGCCGAGGTGGAGCTGTTCTCGCGAGTCGTGAGCCGTGCGGAGCTGGAGGCCAAGGGCCACAACCTCAACATCCGCCGGTACGTGGACGACACGCCATCGCCTGAGCCCCAGGACATCAGGGCCTACATGCAGGGCGGGATGCCGGTCGCGGAGATCGAGGCGGCCGAATCCCTTCTGGGGGCGTACGACCTCGAAGTGACTGACCTCTTCGCCGTACGAGCCGACGACCCCGCCTACGTCGACTTCCTGCCGGGGAGCGAACGGCAGGACAGAGCCGGTCTCGCCCAGTCGGCGAGCGGACAAGAGGCGAAGCTGTGGGCTGCCTTCGAGGAATGGTGGGCATCGAAGGCGGACCGGATCGCGGCACTGGAACCGTCTGAGAGCGTCGGCTGTGGGGAGAGCGAGCGCAAGGTACAACTAGCCCGTATTCGCACTGACTTGATGGACTCCTTCCGGGCCCGGCTGCTTGCTGTCGGCCTGCTGCCTCGGCACGCGCTCGCTGGTGCGGTGGCCGACTGGTGGCATGACACGAAGAACGAACTCCAGGTTCTGTCGGTCTTCGGTCTCGCGGGTGTCGTGGATAGCTGGGTTGCATCGGTCGAGGCAATGATCGCGCCGGAATCGGCCTCGCGCCCAGGCAGGACCGCCGGCCGCACGGCGGAGGTACGGGAGCTGGCGTACGGCCACAAGGTGGTCGCGGCCATCGTCCCGGACTTCCTGGACGAGCTGAGGTCCGCGAAGACAGCGGACGCCGAGCTGGAAGGGGAGTGGAGGAAAGCGCAAGAGGCGTTGGCGCAGGCTCAAGCGGATGCGGCAGCGGAAGCGGAAGCCTTGGAGGAAGGCGCCGAATCCGGTGAGACCGGCCCCGGGGCGGCGACTGTGAGCACTGCCGAAGCCGAATTCCGTTCGCTCAAGCGGCAACGGGCAGCGTCCAAGAAGACGATCAAGACCCTGGAATGCGACTTCCGGCCACGACTGGAACGCGCGCGTGATGCGCTGGCCGCAGTCAAAGGAGAGCGGGATGTCGTTCTCGACGTTCTGCGGAAGGGCCTGGCGACCCGACTGGAGCGTCTGGTCGCCGGAAGGCGCCGCGAACTGGTCCGGGTCTACGAGCGATGGGAGGAGAAGTACCGGCTTTCCTTCCGCGAGATCGAGTATCAGCTGTACGGCACTTCGGCGGGCATAGCCCAGAACAACCCCTGGTCCCAGAGCCGTGCCTGGAACTTCACGGCGGACAACGCGCGGACCGCCTCCGGCCGACAGGAGATCGTGGCCGCCGTCCACGAGCTGATCGATGCCGAGAAGAAAGCAGAAGCGGAACTGGCCAAGCTGGAGTTCGACGAGTTGGCCGCGCCACTCGCACTGTTGGAGCCCGGAGCGGTGGGAGAAGGCCGTGTGAAAAGGCTGCCGCTGCGACAAGTCCTCGTATCGGCGCGTACCGGGCTCCCGCCACGTGCTCGCGTGACCGCCGATGGGATCCCGGTGATCCGTCCGGCCAATCTGACGGAGTCAGGACTCGACCTCGACCCGTCCCGGCTCAATCGTCTCGACACGGTGGCCGATGTCGGCGCACTGCTGCAAGACGGAGACGTCCTGCTGTCCGCGGTGGCTGTGAACGAGGTCTTTCGAGCCGCGGCATGGCAAGGACAACTGACCCGTGCCACGTTCGGGTCCCATGTCATCTGCCTCAGACCTCGCGCGAATCTGTTGTCGCCTCACTACCTGACGGCATGGTTGCGACTACGTCATGCCCGACGGCAGATCTTCAACGTGGCACGGACATCGGTGGGCGGCATCACAGTCCTCAACGCCGGTCGTCTGCTTGACGTGGAGATGGAACTGCCCGGCCGTACGGAACAGGAGGATCTCAGCCGCAGATTGGCGGAATTGCGCGAGAAGACGGCAGTACGGCATCGCCAGCTCGCGAAACTACGACTGATCAGGAAGGCGTTGACAGACGTCCTCACTGGCTGA
- the eutB gene encoding ethanolamine ammonia-lyase subunit EutB yields the protein MRTYSATLGGRTYTYDGLPALLAAASPERSGDRLAGLAAESARARVAARCALAEVPLTTFLAEPVIPYEVDDVTRLIVDTHDALAFAPVASMTVGEFREWLLSPAADTAALTALAPGLTPETVAAVSKLMGNADLVAVARKVRVVTAFRSTIGLPGRLATRLQPNHPTDDPAGVAAALLDGLLLGSGDAVIGINPATDSPKAVRDLLELLDGVIQRYAIPTQSCVLSHVTTSIDLMERGAPVDLVFQSIAGTQATNASFGVTLALLDEAYEAARALGRGTVGQNALYFETGQGSALSADAHHGVDQQTVEARAYAVARRYDPLLVNTVVGFIGPEYLYDGREILRAALEDHFCGKLLGLPMGLDICYTNHADADDDDIATMLTMLGVAGASFVICTPGGDDIMLNYQSASYHDALYLREVLGLRPAPEFEEWLARIGLLDDGDGNGGVRDVTGKAHPLMAIGKELTA from the coding sequence ATGAGGACGTATTCCGCCACCCTCGGCGGCCGGACGTACACCTACGACGGCCTGCCCGCCCTCCTGGCCGCCGCGAGTCCCGAGCGCTCGGGGGACCGGCTGGCCGGGCTCGCCGCCGAGTCCGCGCGGGCGCGGGTCGCGGCGCGCTGTGCGCTGGCTGAGGTGCCGCTCACCACGTTCCTCGCCGAGCCGGTGATCCCGTACGAGGTGGACGACGTCACCCGGCTCATCGTCGACACGCACGACGCCCTCGCCTTCGCGCCGGTGGCGTCGATGACGGTCGGCGAGTTCCGGGAGTGGCTGCTCTCGCCGGCCGCCGACACGGCCGCCCTGACCGCGCTCGCGCCCGGGCTCACGCCCGAGACGGTCGCCGCGGTGTCGAAGCTGATGGGCAACGCCGACCTGGTGGCCGTCGCCCGCAAGGTCCGGGTCGTGACCGCCTTCCGCTCGACGATCGGCCTCCCCGGCCGCCTCGCCACCCGCCTCCAGCCCAACCACCCCACCGACGACCCCGCCGGCGTCGCCGCCGCCCTTCTCGACGGACTGCTCCTCGGCTCCGGCGACGCGGTCATCGGCATCAACCCCGCGACGGACAGCCCGAAGGCCGTACGGGACCTGCTGGAGCTTCTGGACGGGGTCATCCAGCGGTACGCCATCCCCACCCAGTCCTGCGTCCTCTCCCACGTCACGACGAGCATCGACCTCATGGAACGGGGCGCGCCGGTCGACCTGGTGTTCCAGTCCATCGCCGGGACCCAGGCCACCAACGCCTCCTTCGGCGTCACCCTCGCCCTCCTCGACGAGGCGTACGAGGCGGCCAGGGCCCTCGGCCGGGGCACGGTCGGGCAGAACGCCCTCTACTTCGAGACCGGACAGGGCAGCGCGCTCTCCGCCGACGCGCACCACGGCGTCGACCAGCAGACGGTCGAGGCCCGCGCGTACGCGGTCGCCCGCCGCTACGACCCGCTTCTCGTGAACACGGTGGTCGGCTTCATCGGCCCGGAGTACCTGTACGACGGCCGCGAGATCCTCCGCGCCGCCCTGGAGGACCACTTCTGCGGCAAGCTCCTCGGCCTGCCCATGGGCCTCGACATCTGCTACACGAACCACGCGGACGCCGATGACGACGACATCGCGACGATGCTGACGATGCTGGGCGTGGCGGGGGCGTCGTTCGTCATCTGCACCCCCGGCGGCGACGACATCATGCTCAACTACCAGTCCGCCTCGTACCACGACGCGCTGTACCTGCGCGAGGTCCTCGGGCTGCGCCCGGCACCGGAGTTCGAGGAGTGGCTCGCGCGGATCGGGCTCCTGGACGACGGCGACGGCAACGGCGGCGTCCGGGACGTCACGGGCAAGGCCCACCCCCTGATGGCGATCGGCAAGGAGCTCACGGCATGA
- a CDS encoding AAA family ATPase, with translation MLLRFRVANVRSLRDEQELSFVAPEGSEGDHTAAREVTLSDGRRLPVHTVLGVFGANASGKSNVITALKNMRHAVLRSYAEWTSYDGIPRDEFALDPKAAAETTLYEADFLLDRGIRWTYGFELGQRQVVTEWLYAYPKGRRQVWFERDASREKEFEFPAERLQDRAHLARTTRQDALLLTRAANDGHEQLTPVFDWFKNNLWDVTPETERAQREDYTAMRLLESEDFRRRAEELLRVADLGIAGVEVEQSSSGRPAVRLVHAGSGERMTLDWTSESWGTRSWFALIGPLLLALDTGAVLLIDELDASLHSRFVAEVVRLFQASWVNPKGAQLVFTGHDPSLLQTPSGGRLLQPGQIWLTEKDERGATELSSVAEWEPTEEEDLMAAYLAGSFGAVPKVSEGQIGRRLLRTDETAHMERAERTEAEGV, from the coding sequence ATGCTGCTGAGATTCAGGGTGGCGAATGTCAGATCCCTGCGCGACGAGCAGGAACTGTCGTTCGTCGCACCGGAGGGCTCCGAAGGGGATCACACGGCGGCACGCGAGGTGACGCTCTCCGACGGCCGGCGCCTGCCCGTCCACACCGTTCTCGGCGTCTTCGGAGCCAACGCGTCCGGCAAGTCCAATGTCATCACCGCGCTGAAGAACATGCGCCACGCAGTACTGCGCTCCTATGCCGAGTGGACCTCCTACGACGGCATCCCACGCGACGAGTTCGCCCTCGACCCGAAGGCGGCGGCTGAGACCACGCTGTACGAGGCGGACTTCTTGCTCGACCGTGGCATCCGTTGGACCTACGGCTTCGAACTGGGACAGCGGCAGGTCGTGACCGAATGGCTCTACGCCTACCCCAAGGGCCGTCGCCAGGTGTGGTTCGAGCGGGACGCCTCCCGTGAGAAGGAATTCGAGTTCCCCGCCGAACGGCTGCAGGACCGCGCCCATCTGGCCCGTACCACCCGTCAGGACGCCCTTCTGCTCACCCGCGCCGCCAACGACGGGCACGAACAACTCACCCCTGTCTTCGACTGGTTCAAGAACAACCTGTGGGACGTCACGCCCGAGACCGAGCGCGCCCAGCGCGAGGACTACACGGCGATGCGGCTGCTGGAGAGCGAGGACTTCCGGCGGCGGGCCGAGGAACTGCTGCGTGTCGCCGATCTCGGCATCGCCGGTGTCGAGGTCGAGCAGTCGTCGTCCGGGCGGCCGGCGGTACGGCTCGTCCACGCGGGCAGCGGTGAGCGGATGACTCTGGACTGGACTTCGGAGTCGTGGGGAACCCGCTCGTGGTTCGCGCTGATCGGGCCGCTCCTGCTGGCTCTGGACACCGGTGCGGTCCTGCTGATCGACGAACTCGACGCCAGCCTGCACTCTCGCTTCGTGGCGGAGGTCGTACGCCTCTTCCAGGCCTCCTGGGTGAATCCGAAGGGCGCTCAGCTGGTGTTCACCGGGCACGATCCATCCCTGTTGCAGACACCGAGCGGCGGCAGGCTTCTGCAACCGGGGCAGATCTGGCTCACCGAGAAGGACGAGCGGGGCGCCACCGAACTGTCGTCGGTCGCCGAGTGGGAGCCGACGGAGGAAGAGGACCTCATGGCCGCGTATCTGGCGGGGTCTTTCGGCGCGGTGCCGAAGGTGTCGGAGGGCCAGATTGGACGACGGCTGCTGCGTACGGACGAGACGGCGCATATGGAACGGGCGGAGCGGACGGAGGCGGAGGGGGTCTGA
- the eutC gene encoding ethanolamine ammonia-lyase subunit EutC, with protein sequence MTEPLRPDPGDRRLAVMVRALMADGPVADPAVDPVADLAVDPAAGPAPELWTALRRHTQARIGLGRAGTALPTRHRLELQAAHAAARDAVHSPFDPDAVAAELTGTPTIRVRSAAPDRTAYLRRPDLGRRLHPTDRAHLPREDWDVVFVVADGLSSRAVHEHAAAVIRATTGRLAGLRIAPVVLAEQARVALGDDIAHAMGATQVVVLVGERPGMSAADSLGAYLTHAPVPGTTTDADRNCLSNIRPPLGLSYETAAAKLTTLMLRARELGLTGVGLKDESDGLENVAGAGGAENPTGSDGAENPTGSDGAGSPAPAK encoded by the coding sequence ATGACGGAACCTCTACGGCCCGACCCGGGTGACCGCCGACTGGCCGTGATGGTCAGGGCGTTGATGGCCGACGGCCCCGTCGCCGATCCCGCTGTCGATCCCGTCGCCGACCTCGCCGTCGATCCCGCGGCCGGCCCCGCCCCGGAGCTGTGGACCGCGTTGCGCCGGCACACCCAGGCCCGGATCGGGCTCGGCCGCGCCGGTACCGCGCTGCCGACCCGGCACCGGCTCGAACTCCAGGCGGCCCACGCGGCGGCGCGGGACGCGGTGCACTCGCCCTTCGACCCGGACGCGGTGGCGGCGGAGCTGACGGGCACGCCGACGATACGGGTCCGCAGCGCCGCTCCCGACCGCACGGCCTATCTCCGGCGCCCCGACCTCGGCCGCCGCCTGCACCCCACCGACCGGGCGCACCTGCCCCGCGAGGACTGGGACGTGGTGTTCGTCGTCGCCGACGGGCTGTCCAGCCGCGCGGTCCACGAGCACGCGGCGGCGGTGATCCGCGCGACCACCGGGCGCCTGGCCGGCCTGCGGATCGCCCCTGTCGTCCTCGCCGAACAGGCCCGTGTGGCCCTCGGCGACGACATCGCGCACGCCATGGGCGCCACCCAGGTCGTCGTCCTCGTCGGCGAACGTCCCGGCATGTCCGCCGCCGACTCCCTGGGCGCCTACCTGACGCACGCCCCGGTACCGGGCACCACCACGGACGCCGACCGCAACTGCCTCTCCAACATCCGCCCACCGCTGGGCCTGTCGTACGAGACGGCCGCCGCCAAGCTGACCACGCTGATGCTCCGGGCACGGGAGCTGGGGCTGACCGGGGTGGGGCTGAAGGACGAGTCGGACGGGCTGGAGAACGTGGCGGGGGCGGGCGGCGCGGAGAACCCGACGGGGTCGGACGGCGCCGAGAACCCGACGGGGTCGGACGGTGCCGGGTCGCCGGCTCCGGCGAAGTGA
- a CDS encoding acylglycerol kinase family protein gives MATPDQLLVVIDPRARRTDGEAVRIAKDVLSAGAASTKVCLPEGPEEFARALSRRGSRRPVVIGDDHALLRTVALLHRQRELAACALSLIPVGSALGLARSLGVPTGAVAAARAALDGVERRLDLLVDDSDGVVLGTLRIPVLPGAAPPEPEDPADAEAGTCAGAEAGGGASGDGSSAGHHSWLRAWPQSLVRTLSTRPARASRPPRPRIWVATGGGAGAGPSRLRVEVDGVMLVDLDQPVEGVSITPGTDGGADVEVRPVSVGAEAAPLHAIGHRVTVSGADFRYRADSLVAGPVRTRTWTVREGAWGLTLPE, from the coding sequence GTGGCGACTCCCGACCAGCTCCTCGTGGTCATCGACCCCCGAGCCCGACGCACGGACGGCGAGGCCGTTCGGATCGCGAAAGACGTGCTCAGCGCGGGTGCGGCGAGTACGAAAGTGTGCCTTCCCGAGGGGCCCGAGGAATTCGCGCGAGCGCTCTCGCGACGCGGTTCCCGGCGGCCGGTGGTGATCGGCGACGACCACGCGCTGCTGCGGACCGTGGCTCTTTTGCATCGGCAGCGGGAGCTGGCGGCGTGCGCCCTCTCGCTGATCCCCGTGGGCTCGGCCCTGGGGCTCGCCCGCTCCCTCGGGGTGCCCACCGGCGCCGTCGCGGCGGCCCGCGCCGCCCTCGACGGCGTCGAGCGACGGCTCGACCTGCTCGTCGACGACAGCGACGGGGTGGTGCTGGGCACACTGCGGATACCGGTGCTGCCGGGTGCGGCGCCTCCCGAACCGGAGGATCCGGCCGACGCGGAGGCCGGCACGTGCGCGGGCGCGGAAGCAGGCGGCGGCGCCTCGGGGGACGGCTCCTCGGCCGGCCATCACTCGTGGCTGCGCGCCTGGCCGCAGTCCCTCGTCCGTACGTTGTCGACGCGGCCCGCGCGGGCGTCCCGTCCGCCGCGCCCGCGCATATGGGTCGCCACCGGGGGCGGGGCCGGGGCCGGGCCCTCGCGGCTGCGGGTGGAGGTGGACGGGGTGATGCTCGTCGACCTCGACCAGCCCGTGGAGGGCGTGTCCATCACCCCCGGCACGGACGGCGGCGCCGACGTCGAGGTCCGGCCGGTGTCGGTGGGCGCCGAGGCGGCCCCGCTGCACGCGATCGGCCACCGGGTGACCGTGTCGGGCGCGGACTTCCGCTACCGGGCGGATTCCCTGGTGGCGGGGCCTGTGCGGACGCGGACGTGGACGGTGCGGGAGGGGGCCTGGGGGCTGACGTTGCCGGAGTGA